Within Anomalospiza imberbis isolate Cuckoo-Finch-1a 21T00152 unplaced genomic scaffold, ASM3175350v1 scaffold_266, whole genome shotgun sequence, the genomic segment cgggctcttttcccagggaacagagacaggacaagaggacacagccttcaGCCGCACCAGGGGAACTTtaggctggacattaggaaatATTCTTCACACAAAGCGtgattgggcattggaatgggctgcccagggaggcgggtgagtctctgtccctggaagtgtttcaggaaagactggatgtggcactcagtgccatggtctgggtGACAAGGCGGTGTTGGGTcccaggttggacttgatgctctccaaggtcttttccagcctggttGATTCTCTGATgcttgtgacactgcagggccctggggaagcaaggggccattgtgacactgcagggcctggtGGCACTAAgaggaccatggtgacactgtgtgTGACATGGCACCACAGAGCCAAGGGGCGATTGTGACTCTGTGGGGCTGAATGGAAGCAAGGAGTGCATTGTGACAGTCTGGGTCCTGGTGGAACCacagaggccactgtgacactgtggggccttgtggaaccaaggggccattgtgacactgcagaaccaaggagacccttgggagagcctggggacaATGGAATCAAGGGGCCATTGCTCCATTGCAAGGACTCTGGGAACTGAGGGAACAATTGTGACACTGTGGtggcccatggaaccaagggtccctGGTGACACTCCAGGATCttgtgtcaccagggctccattgtgacacaaggAATTCATTGTGGCTCTCtgaggcctcatggaaccaagaggccacagtGACCCTGCAGGGCCTTGTGGAACCATGCAGAGCTCTGTGACAGAGCAGGACCTCGAGTCATGatggggccactgtgacactgcagggtcccatggaaccaaggggccattgctGCTGCTCACGGACTCGTGGAATGAAGGAAACACGTTTGACACCGTGGTGGCCCTTGGGaccaagaggccattgtgacactgttgtgcaaaggagagcattgctgccctgccagacctcatggaaccaaggatccatggTCACACTGCAGGACCTTGAGGGACCaatggccattgtgacactgcagggccttggGGGACCATGGTGTctttgtgacactgtggggcccaaGGACCCAAGAGATTTGGTGACACCAAGGGGtcccatggaaccaaagggacattgtggcactgggaggcctcatggaatcatggagaccattgggacactctggggcctcatggaaccgtggtgacaccaagttggctGGGAGTGCGGATCAgctggagggctctgcacagggacctggccaggctggataCAGGGCACAAATcaaacaaggtgaggtttaacaagtccaagtgccaggtcctgcactttgggcacaacaacccctgcagtgctacaggctgcggacagagtggctggacagcagccaggcagaaagggacctgcagggactgatggacagcagtggcacaaacaatgacatttatttgCAGACAATAttgaaaaagtaaaacaaagaaaaagaacctccaaaatgaaaccaacaagaagtttCAGAGATGActtattacaagtgatttgcagaaactGGCCAGcagttttttaatgtttctgaaaccatccagtcatcagtgtccacactgcagccttgaactcctggttcctcaggctgtagatgagggggttcagggctggagacaccaccgagtacagaactgacagggccatatccagggatggggaggacatggagagGGGCTTCAGGTTAGCAAGTATGCCAGTGCTGACAAACAGAaagaccacagccaggtgagggaggcaggtggaaaaggctttgtgccgtccctgttcagaggggatcctcagcacggccctgaagatctgcacataagagaaaacaatgaacacaaaacaaccaaataccaaacaggcactaacagcaatgagcccaagttccctgaggtgggttttggagcaggagagcttgaggatctgggggatttcacagaagaactggcccagggcattgccatggcacaggggcagggaaaatgtattggccgtgtgcagcagtgaatagagaaaggcactggcccaggcagctgctgccatgtgggcacaagctctgctgcccaggagggtcccgtagtgcaggggtttgcagatggacacgtagcggtcgtagcacatgatggtcagaAGGGAGaactctgctgagatgaaaaagacaaaaaaaaagagctgtgcagcacatcctgagtaggagatggtgctggtgtcccagagggaattgtgcatggctttgggcacagtggtgcagatggagcccaggtcgctgagggccaggttgagcaggaagaagaacatgggcgtgtgcaggtggtagccgcaggctacggcgctgatgatgaggccgttgcccaggagggcagccagggagatgcccaggaagaggcagaagtgcaggagctgcagctgccgcgtgtctgccagtgccagcaggaggaagtggctgatggagctgctgttggacattggctgtggctgcacatggggacctgttcaggcagaaaggacagtgagaagtcaggagaggCTGCTTGGAGCCAAACCTGGGCCATTCCCTGTAGTCTGTCCTGCTGGGACTCACCCACCCTTGTTCCTGATCTGGGAAAACCTTCACCCAGGTCCCTGCCTGAGCTCCAGTTGTGCTGGCTGagtgtgccaggagcagccagggctgtgcgTGGGAGCTCTCACGGAGCCATCCCTGCTCCACTGCCCTGGGTTTGTGGCCATGTGGCAGAGGGACAAGGCTGGATATTCAGGATTTTTCAGGGCAATCACTCCTACTGCAAAAAGGGTTGGTAGCATCTGCACTCACACTTGTAAAGGAATTTCACTCTATTTCTTAAGGAGATACATAGCACGAGTTGATGTTTGGAATTGTTTTCCTACCCACACATCATTCCTGGCTCTCTGTGGTCAGAAAtccccagcattcctgctgcactCAGCATTTGCCACTGAGACATGTGAGAGGCAAAGGATTCCCTGTGGctgagggcaggtgaggggctggatgggcttgttCCCAACTGCCCTGGCTTTGCACCTTTGGCTGCAATCAGAGCACAATCACACTCCCGGGTCACCCTGGGATAAAccagaccctgcccagagcagagggatccctgaatgTCTCACCCTCTCCAAAGGTCTCTGGGCAAGCCCTCAGCACCCCCTTGTGCCATGGACACTCacggctcccttggccaacccagcagcatttcctcagctgtggcatctctgcacttccccgtgggacattcagggaactcccagaggctctggcacagctctgcacccaggagggcagctcagagctgggaagggcacagcaaggagatccCCGGCTGTGCCCATGATGGGATCTCAGGGAGGGGCTCAGctcattccccattcccatggactgctttgcccacagccccacaggtcccagggaagcttggacaccccattcccatggacagccttgcctggcaggaatgccaagggcagtgcctgactcagctgctgcaaatgccagagcctccctgagagcaccagaaaacactgacaatatcaggggagtgcagaaacaggaga encodes:
- the LOC137466534 gene encoding olfactory receptor 14I1-like; the protein is MSNSSSISHFLLLALADTRQLQLLHFCLFLGISLAALLGNGLIISAVACGYHLHTPMFFFLLNLALSDLGSICTTVPKAMHNSLWDTSTISYSGCAAQLFFFVFFISAEFSLLTIMCYDRYVSICKPLHYGTLLGSRACAHMAAAAWASAFLYSLLHTANTFSLPLCHGNALGQFFCEIPQILKLSCSKTHLRELGLIAVSACLVFGCFVFIVFSYVQIFRAVLRIPSEQGRHKAFSTCLPHLAVVFLFVSTGILANLKPLSMSSPSLDMALSVLYSVVSPALNPLIYSLRNQEFKAAVWTLMTGWFQKH